One genomic window of Punica granatum isolate Tunisia-2019 chromosome 1, ASM765513v2, whole genome shotgun sequence includes the following:
- the LOC116192054 gene encoding DEAD-box ATP-dependent RNA helicase 3, chloroplastic — MASSITGLSFFYQTPSLELSRKPTPLPAAASPASLPFSDKPHFNSLVTGPGSSEGNARRPPFGGFKGSRSGFVPCAIATPNSVLSEEAFKNLGSGFSEEEEDLEVGEGDDFVSESEGSGGVSEDELAISKLGLPQRLVESLEKRGITHLFPIQRAVLMPALEARDLIARAKTGTGKTLAFGIPIIKRLTQDDTQKSTRRGRLPRALVLAPTRELAKQVEKEIKESAPYLNTVCVYGGVSYITQQNALSRGVDVVVGTPGRIIDLINGNSLKLGEVEYLVLDEADQMLAVGFEEDVEVILQKLPAERQSMLFSATMPGWVKKLARKYLNNPLTIDLVGDQDEKLAEGIQLYAISATPTSKRTMLSDLITVYAKGGKTIVFTQTKRDADEVSLALTNSIASEALHGDISQHQRERTLNGFRQGKFTVLVATDVAARGLDIPNVDLIIHYELPNDPETFVHRSGRTGRAGKEGTAILMYTSSQRRTVRSLERDVGCKFEFIGPPAIQEVLESSAEHVVATLNGVHPESIGFFAPTAQRLIDEKGVDALAAALAHLSGFSKPPSSRSLINHEQGWVTLQLTRDPAYSRGFLSARSVTGFLSDVYPAAADEVGKIYLIADEKVQAAVFDIPEEIAKELLDKQVPPGNTISKIAKLPALQDDGPPNDFYGRFSSRDRSRRGSPRDRRGGFRSSSRGWGGGRDSDADEDDFSFRRGGRGSRTENSWSRISRKSDDDWLIGGRRSSSSRSPSSRDRSFGGACFICGRSGHRASECPSKQGY, encoded by the exons ATGGCGTCTAGCATTACTGGGCTGTCCTTCTTCTACCAGACCCCCTCCCTTGAGCTCTCAAGAAAGCCCACCCCACTACCCGCAGCAGCTTCCCCGGCCTCCCTGCCCTTCTCTGACAAACCCCACTTCAATTCCTTGGTGACCGGCCCCGGCAGCAGCGAGGGCAATGCCCGCAGACCCCCCTTTGGTGGGTTCAAGGGCAGCCGGAGCGGCTTCGTCCCCTGCGCTATCGCCACTCCCAACTCCGTCCTCAGCGAGGAGGCGTTCAAGAACTTGGGAAGTGGGTTCtccgaggaggaggaggacctTGAGGTCGGCGAGGGCGATGATTTCGTGTCGGAGAGTGAGGGCTCTGGTGGTGTCAGCGAGGACGAGCTTGCTATTTCCAAGCTGGGTTTGCCTCAGCGGCTCGTCGAGTCACTGGAGAAGCGTGGGATTACCCATCTCTTCCCCATTCAG AGGGCCGTGTTGATGCCTGCGCTTGAAGCCCGAGACTTAATTGCTCGTGCAAAGACCGGAACAGGGAAGACATTGGCCTTCGGAATCCCCATAATCAAGCGGCTCACCCAAGACGACACCCAAAAAAGCACCAG GAGAGGGCGGCTTCCTCGAGCTTTGGTCCTAGCGCCTACTAGAGAGTTGGCGAAGCAAGTAGAGAAAGAGATCAAGGAATCAGCGCCCTATTTGAATACTGTGTGCGTCTATGGAGGAGTTTCTTACATTACCCAGCAGAATGCTCTTTCCCGTGGGGTTGATGTGGTGGTCGGGACACCTGGTCGAATTATTGATTTGATAAATGGGAACAGCCTCAAACTAGGGGAGGTTGAATATTTGGTTCTCGATGAAGCTGATCAGATGCTTGCAGTTGGTTTTGAGGAGGACGTGGAAGTCATCTTGCAAAAATTACCTGCAGAAAGGCAGAGCATGCTTTTCTCTGCCACTATGCCTGGTTGGGTGAAGAAATTAGCTAGGAAATACTTGAACAATCCTTTGACAATTGACTTG GTTGGAGATCAAGATGAAAAGCTTGCCGAGGGAATCCAACTCTATGCTATATCGGCCACTCCAACTTCAAAACGGACCATGCTAAGCGATCTTATTACG GTCTATGCAAAAGGAGGGAAGACCATTGTTTTTACTCAAACAAAACGAGATGCTGACGAGGTCTCGCTGGCATTGACCAATAGCATCGCTTCTGAAGCCTTGCATGGAGATATATCTCAGCATCAAAGAGAGAGGACTCTGAATGGTTTCCGGCAAGGAAAATTCACAGTTCTTGTTGCCACCGATGTCGCAGCTCGAGGACTTGACATCCCTAATGTTGATTTG ATTATTCACTATGAACTGCCCAATGATCCCGAGACATTTGTTCATCGCTCGGGAAGAACAGGACGTGCAGGGAAAGAAGGTACTGCCATTTTAATGTATACGAGTAGCCAGAGAAGGACAGTTAGATCACTTGAACGGGATGTTGGCTGCAAGTTCGAATTTATTGGCCCACCAGCTATTCAGGAGGTACTGGAATCATCTGCGGAGCACGTTGTTGCCACACTTAATGGTGTTCATCCCGAGTCTATAGGCTTCTTCGCTCCAACAGCTCAAAGACTGATTGATGAGAAGGGTGTGGATGCTCTTGCTGCTGCTTTGGCTCATCTAAGTGGATTCTCCAAACCTCCATCATCCCGGTCTCTTATCAATCATGAGCAG GGATGGGTTACATTGCAGTTGACTCGTGATCCTGCCTATTCCAGAGGGTTCCTATCTGCTCGATCTGTTACTGGCTTCCTATCTGATGTTTATCCGGCAGCTGCAGATGAAGTCGGGAAGATCTATCTCATTGCAGACGAAAAG GTACAAGCAGCAGTTTTTGATATTCCAGAGGAGATCGCTAAAGAACTGCTGGACAAGCAAGTCCCACCTGGAAATACAATTTCAAAGATCGCTAAG TTGCCTGCTTTGCAAGATGATGGGCCACCGAACGATTTCTATGGCAGATTTTCTAGCCGAGATCGCAGTCGCCGAGGGAGCCCTAGGGACAGGAGAGGGGGATTCAGATCCTCCTCTCGGGGCTGGGGAGGTGGTCGGGATTCCGATGCTGATGAGGATGATTTTTCGTTTAGGCGTGGAGGACGAGGTAGTAGAACTGAAAATAGCTGGTCCCGCATATCAAGAAAAAGCGATGATGACTGGCTTATTGGGGGTAGAAGATCATCAAGCAGCAGGTCACCTTCATCTCGAGACAG AAGCTTTGGCGGTGCCTGTTTCATTTGTGGACGGAGTGGTCACAGGGCATCGGAATGTCCCAGCAAGCAAGGCTACTAA
- the LOC116192055 gene encoding transmembrane protein 184B — MAEFVSIFFDIIAFLCTAGAIGLALWHIYMHLVNYTEPTYQRYIVRIIFMVPVYALMSFLSLVLPSSSIYFNSIREVYEAWVIYNFLSLCLAWVGGPGAVVLSLSGRIMKPSWLLMTCCLPPISLDGRFIRRCKQGCLQFVILKPILVVVTLILYAKGKYHDGNFSPSQSYLYLTIIYTISYSLALYALALFYVACKDLLQPFNPVPKFVIIKSVVFLTYWQGVLVFLAAKSRLIKDADEAARFQDFIICVEMLIAALGHLYAFPYKEYASANIGGSPGFTKSLAHALMLNDFYHDTVHQFAPTYHEYVLYNHGDGDEGTRKYRSRTFVPTGQEMDAVRRNKHMLGSKGDEIQLSSLSSSATSTPKASTTAPNSETMKSSLLVDISSSSSVPYDMSLIDLDYSPKASPANETGKR; from the exons ATGGCCGAGTTCGTCTCGATTTTTTTCGACATTATCGCTTTTCTGTGCACTGCTGGGGCCATCGGCTTGGCGCTTTGGCACATATACATGCATCTTGTGAATTACACTGAGCCTACTTACCAGAGATACATCGTCCGCATCATTTTCATGGTTCCT GTATATGCATTGATGTCTTTCTTGTCCCTCGTATTGCCTAGCAGTTCAATTTACTTCAATTCAATCAGAGAAGT ATATGAAGCCTGGGTGATCTATAATTTTCTGTCTTTGTGCCTTGCCTGGGTCGGTGGGCCTGGAGCTGTGGTGCTGAGTTTAAGTGGTCGGATCATGAAGCCATCATGGTTACTGATGACGTGCTGCTTGCCTCCTATATCATTGGACGG GCGTTTTATAAGAAGGTGCAAGCAAGGATGTCTGCAGTTTGTGATACTGAAGCCCATTTTGGTGGTTGTGACGCTCATACTCTATGCTAAAGGGAAATATCATGATGGAAATTTCAGTCCGAGCCAATCGTATCTCTACCTTACTATCATCTATACTATATCATACTCACTGGCACTGTATGCATTGGCGCTCTTTTATGTAGCGTGCAAAGATCTGCTTCAGCCATTTAATCCAGTTCCAAAGTTCGTCATCATTAAATCTGTTGTTTTCTTAACTTATTGGcag GGCGTCTTGGTGTTTCTTGCTGCAAAGTCCAGACTCATCAAGGATGCAGATGAAGCTGCTCGGTTTCAGGACTTCATAATATGTGTCGAGATGCTCATTGCCGCTCTTGGTCATTTATATGCTTTTCCCTACAAAGAGTATGCCAGTGCAAACATTGGAGGATCTCCTGGCTTTACAAAAAGCCTTGCTCATGCCCTGATGTTGAATGACTTTTACCACGACACTGTCCACCAG TTTGCACCGACTTATCACGAATATGTTCTCTACAACCATGGTGACGGTGATGAGGGAACTAGGAAGTATCGATCGCGAACCTTTGTGCCCACTGGGCAGGAGATGGATGCAGTTAGAAGAAATAAACACATGCTTGGAAGCAAGGGGGATGAAATACAACTTTCGAGCCTTTCCTCTTCCGCTACAAGCACTCCAAAGGCTTCCACGACTGCTCCCAATTCAGAGACCATGAAATCTTCTCTTCTCGTCGACATCTCAAGCTCTTCCTCCGTGCCTTATGACATGTCACTCATTGATTTAGACTATTCTCCAAAGGCTTCTCCTGCCAATGAAACTGGAAAAAGGTGA